The Allocatelliglobosispora scoriae genome contains a region encoding:
- a CDS encoding carbohydrate-binding domain-containing protein → MSQRIIAAAAAAALVLTGGALAGSAATAAPPSQFTVVNGAIRTATGTPVPASGTHASLWANSSYATTTITGSGRVQIGAIGDNCEGWPTIRVTADGVVKGTTTIVSATSYGTYPVGSAIAGGTHTIKIEFINDLSTSACDRNVHIGYAKMETATTDTKFSFAVMPDTQQEVLNTTDTRFLNRTNWLVGNRSTLDLRFVTSSGDVVNWDTPDHSQYVIARNAMRPLETAGIPYSLAIGNHDTQATGVGGSARDPAHTRELVRDTTVFNQYFTAAQYGAVAGQFEAGKVDNSYSTFSAGGLQWLVMTLELWPRVEAVTWAKGVVAAHPLHNVAVVTHDYIDGSGNIEQSSGYGATSPQYLFDNLIKQYANIRFVFSGHTGIAGSRTDTGVNGNKIYTFLQTFHSNTTNPVRLVEVDTAANSLHTWIYGPYNNQTFTEYDKVVTGIGFVR, encoded by the coding sequence ATGTCCCAGCGCATCATCGCGGCGGCGGCAGCCGCAGCGCTCGTCCTCACCGGCGGCGCCCTCGCCGGCAGCGCCGCGACTGCGGCACCGCCGTCGCAGTTCACCGTCGTCAACGGCGCGATCCGCACCGCCACCGGTACGCCGGTCCCGGCCTCGGGCACCCACGCGTCGCTCTGGGCCAATTCGAGCTACGCCACGACCACGATCACCGGCTCGGGCCGGGTGCAGATCGGCGCCATCGGCGACAACTGCGAGGGCTGGCCGACGATCCGCGTCACGGCTGACGGCGTGGTCAAGGGCACCACCACGATCGTCAGCGCCACCAGCTACGGCACCTACCCGGTCGGCTCGGCGATCGCCGGTGGCACCCACACCATCAAGATCGAGTTCATCAACGATCTGAGCACCTCGGCGTGCGACCGCAACGTGCACATCGGCTACGCCAAGATGGAGACGGCGACCACCGACACGAAGTTCAGCTTCGCGGTCATGCCCGACACCCAGCAGGAAGTGCTCAACACCACCGACACCCGGTTCCTGAACCGCACCAATTGGCTGGTCGGCAACCGGTCCACCCTCGACCTGCGGTTCGTGACGAGCTCCGGCGACGTGGTCAACTGGGACACGCCCGACCACTCCCAGTACGTCATCGCCCGCAACGCCATGCGACCGCTCGAAACGGCGGGGATCCCCTACTCGCTGGCGATCGGCAACCACGACACCCAGGCGACCGGCGTCGGCGGCTCGGCCCGCGACCCCGCCCACACCCGCGAGCTCGTCCGCGACACCACCGTCTTCAACCAGTACTTCACCGCCGCCCAGTACGGCGCCGTCGCGGGGCAGTTCGAGGCGGGCAAGGTCGACAACTCGTACTCCACCTTCTCGGCGGGCGGGCTGCAGTGGCTCGTGATGACCCTGGAGCTGTGGCCCCGGGTCGAGGCCGTCACCTGGGCGAAGGGCGTCGTCGCGGCGCACCCGCTGCACAACGTCGCCGTCGTCACGCACGACTACATCGACGGCAGCGGCAACATCGAGCAGAGCTCGGGTTACGGCGCGACGAGTCCGCAGTACCTCTTCGACAACCTGATCAAGCAGTACGCGAACATCCGCTTCGTCTTCTCCGGGCACACCGGCATCGCGGGGAGCCGGACCGACACCGGGGTCAACGGGAACAAGATCTACACGTTCCTGCAGACGTTCCACTCCAACACGACGAACCCGGTGCGGCTGGTCGAGGTCGACACGGCGGCGAACTCGCTGCACACGTGGATCTACGGGCCCTACAACAACCAGACCTTCACCGAGTACGACAAGGTCGTCACGGGGATCGGCTTCGTACGCTAG
- a CDS encoding M23 family metallopeptidase, with protein MILSGEPGPDPPRNAGHGDLRPEDLDGVAYLRSLSRRGFLTGAALAASGVSAAFALLPDSAQAAGGYQRPCGNVPISSSWQDHRNRTPPSGEPGTDYAVGVGTPVAAATSGTIRYVKTDTSTATGRVVGMAHDDGNYSRHLHLSRITVATGQRVSRGQTIAYSGSSANGSDSGVGPHVHTSLWLNTGSPTNFRATVDFETYVGDVTHPNPPDREVDEVFIANVKGSWYLIVPQGTGKPRAVVLGGDSNAAGSGIPVLNFTWDPSIAALRAAVDGIG; from the coding sequence ATGATCCTCAGTGGGGAACCCGGCCCTGACCCTCCCCGGAACGCCGGCCACGGCGATCTGCGGCCCGAGGATCTCGACGGCGTCGCCTACCTGCGGAGCCTGTCGAGACGCGGGTTCCTCACCGGCGCCGCGCTGGCGGCATCCGGGGTGTCGGCCGCCTTCGCGCTGCTGCCCGACTCCGCTCAGGCTGCCGGCGGCTATCAGCGGCCGTGCGGGAACGTCCCGATCTCGAGTTCCTGGCAGGACCACCGGAACCGGACGCCGCCCTCGGGCGAGCCGGGCACCGACTACGCAGTCGGAGTCGGCACCCCCGTCGCGGCCGCGACGAGCGGCACGATCCGGTACGTGAAGACCGACACCTCCACCGCGACCGGCCGCGTCGTGGGGATGGCCCATGATGACGGCAACTACAGCCGACACCTGCATCTGTCGAGGATCACCGTCGCCACCGGGCAGCGGGTGTCGCGAGGCCAGACGATCGCGTACTCCGGCTCCTCGGCGAACGGCAGCGACAGCGGAGTCGGACCGCATGTGCACACGAGTCTCTGGTTGAACACCGGCAGCCCGACGAACTTCCGCGCGACGGTGGACTTCGAGACCTACGTCGGAGACGTCACCCACCCGAACCCGCCCGACCGAGAGGTAGATGAAGTGTTCATCGCGAATGTGAAGGGCAGCTGGTACCTCATCGTCCCGCAGGGCACCGGCAAGCCGCGGGCGGTGGTCCTCGGCGGCGACAGCAACGCCGCCGGATCCGGCATCCCGGTTCTGAACTTCACCTGGGATCCGTCGATCGCCGCGCTGAGGGCCGCGGTCGACGGCATCGGCTGA
- a CDS encoding phospholipase D-like domain-containing protein, with translation MKLFSHVGHLRRAAVVAVLAATGALLPITPAMAAVHQASATIGGYPVWAHFANPTAGRDYTIITELQRLIDNASAGSTVKGTIHSLSIDSVADALLRAQTRGVTVMVVIDGKNAPSTDPAVTTIKKLTNHKFCTNANGGTGCMSTSPDGDMHTKMFTFTSTTDPAGVRRGNVSWFGSANLTYATGTDAFNNTITVYGDTALFSGLNANFSDLWNRRHYSGNDYYDSASGRGYYQATAADAYASPEGAGQTDTIATRLNDLTPTSSCRLRIGMASVTSGRPKVVDVVKSYRSGGCNVWMAVGTDSSGGISMTESVYDELLAAGVAIHRKDDIHNKFFMAYGSYGGTYQYRVYTGSQNWTQDALNENEELFVKMGPETGTAHPLYDAYYTHFNEAYNTGTACTKTNYPCR, from the coding sequence ATGAAGCTTTTCTCGCATGTCGGCCACCTCCGGCGCGCAGCGGTCGTGGCGGTCCTCGCCGCGACCGGCGCCCTGCTGCCCATTACCCCGGCCATGGCCGCGGTCCACCAGGCGTCAGCGACGATCGGCGGCTACCCCGTCTGGGCCCACTTCGCCAACCCCACCGCCGGGCGCGACTACACGATCATCACCGAGCTGCAGCGGCTCATCGACAACGCCTCGGCGGGCTCCACCGTCAAGGGCACCATCCACTCGCTGAGCATCGACTCCGTCGCCGATGCGCTGCTGCGCGCGCAGACCCGCGGCGTCACGGTCATGGTCGTGATCGACGGCAAGAACGCCCCCTCCACCGACCCCGCGGTCACCACCATCAAGAAGCTGACCAATCACAAATTCTGCACCAACGCCAACGGCGGCACCGGGTGCATGAGCACCAGCCCCGACGGCGACATGCACACCAAGATGTTCACCTTCACCTCGACCACCGACCCCGCCGGGGTCCGGCGCGGCAACGTCTCGTGGTTCGGGTCGGCCAACCTCACCTACGCCACCGGCACCGACGCGTTCAACAACACCATCACCGTCTACGGCGACACGGCGCTGTTCAGCGGCCTGAACGCCAACTTCTCCGACCTGTGGAACCGCCGGCACTACTCCGGCAACGACTACTACGACTCCGCTTCCGGACGGGGCTACTACCAGGCGACCGCAGCCGACGCGTACGCCTCGCCCGAAGGCGCGGGCCAGACCGACACCATCGCGACCCGGCTCAACGACCTGACCCCCACCAGCAGCTGCCGGCTGCGGATCGGCATGGCCTCGGTCACCAGCGGTCGCCCCAAGGTCGTCGACGTGGTCAAGTCCTACCGGTCCGGCGGCTGCAACGTCTGGATGGCGGTGGGCACGGACTCCTCCGGCGGCATCTCCATGACCGAGTCGGTCTACGACGAGCTGCTCGCTGCCGGGGTCGCCATCCACCGCAAGGACGACATCCACAACAAGTTCTTCATGGCGTACGGCAGCTACGGCGGCACGTATCAGTACCGCGTCTATACCGGATCGCAGAACTGGACCCAGGACGCCCTGAACGAGAACGAGGAGCTCTTCGTCAAGATGGGCCCGGAGACCGGCACCGCACACCCGCTCTACGACGCCTATTACACGCACTTCAACGAGGCCTACAACACCGGCACCGCCTGCACGAAGACCAACTATCCCTGCCGCTGA